The DNA sequence TCAGCACGTCGCCGTCGTCCACGAAGAGTTCGCGCGGGTCGACGTGCACCGACGGATAGCGTTTCGCCAGCGTCGGCGCGTACATCCAGTGGGTGGTCGCGGGCCGGCCGTCCAGCAGGCCCGCCGCCGCCAGCACGAAGGCGCCGGTGCACAGCCCGACGATGCGGGCGCCCTCCTCGTGGGCCCGGCGCAGCGCGTCGAGCGCCTCCTCCGGCGGTGGCGAGGTGATCGAACGCCAGGCCGGCACCACGACGGTGCCCGCCCGGGATATCGCCTCCAGGCCATGTGGCGCGGTGAGTTCCAGGCCCCCCGTGGTCCGCAGCGGGCCCTCCTCGCCGCCGCACACCAGCAGCCGGTAGCGCGGCACGCCGGCGTCCTGGCGGTCAACCCCGAACACCGACAGCGGTATGGAACTCTCGAAGATGGGGCCGCCGCTGAACAGCAGCACCGCGACGATCTCCTTGCGGCGGCGCCCGGAGAGTTTCCGGGCCGCGGTTTCCGGCGCGGCAGTGGAGTCGTGGCTCATACTGCTAAGCCCCCCTCGGTGGTCGCGGCTCCTCGGTTGTGTCGCTCCTGCACGTTTCCCCTCGGTCCTGCACGAGTCCCCCGCCGTAAGACATCAAGATCGAATCTACTGTGTCCCGTCGTGCACCGGTGGCCAGTTCGGCACGCGGTGCATTGTCGACTTGGCAACTTGGCGTGAAGCATTCGATCACGAAGGGTTGCACTCGTGGGCCGTGCAGGGAAGTGCGCCTCGTCGCGGTGGCCAATCCCCGTAGGGTGCGCAGGGCCCGCGAGGCCCTTTCCGTGCAGGTCGAACGAGGGGTGAGGGGTGGTTACGGCAGGGGACGCACACCGGCCAGAAGTTGGCTGAAAAGTTGCGGGGGCGTGTATGGAAACCGGTCAACCGACCGGTGTACCCGCGTGATCGCGCCGAGGGTGCCCGCCTACCCCGGTTCCGGCCCGCCGAACGCCGGCCCGGTGAGAACTCCCGCGGAACGGACGATGGCGGGCGCTTCCGTCCCCCCGCCCGCTCCCGCCCGGCCCCGCTCGGCGCGGGGCCGATCCGGGCGCGACGCGGGGCGTCTGTGGTCCGGCTCACGCGAGGGTTCACGCGAGGGTTCCCGCGAGAGCCACTGTCGCGGCCCAGTGAATCCCGTGCAAACCGCCTGTACGGGGCAGCAACCATTGCGTGACGGGCGGACCCTCGTGCATGCTCCGGGGAACCCGCCGGAGACCAGGTGCGGGATATGGGCTTAGGAGGCGTGCCGCCGTACCCTTGAGGGTATGGGGTTGGGAAGGTATTTCCCGGACACAGCTCCGCCGCACACTGTCGTCCCATCAAAAGGATCACAACCCCGAGACAGCCATGGCCGGTCACGAATTCTTCGAACCCGCGGACCGCAAGCGGCCGGTCGCCGATCCCACGGCGGCCGAACCCCTGGCGGCGGAGGAGTCGCGTCACCCCTGCGACCCCGCGTTCCGGCACGGTGTGGTCGTCGGCTTCGACGGCTCCACCTCCAGTGAACGGGCCCTCGCGTACGCCATCGGCATGGCGCGGCGCTCCGGCTCGGGACTGATCATCGTCCACGTCGCCAACCGGCTGCCCACCACGGTGTGGGCGGGCTGCGAGCCGCCGGTCTTCGTCGACGTCCCGGACCACCGCACGGAGGTGCTCGGCCTGGAGCTGGCCTGTGCGGACTACCTCGCCGAGGTGCCCTGGATCCTGGTCGAGCGCGGCGGGGACATCTGCCACGAACTCGAAGAGGTGGGGCGGGAGTACTCCGCCGACGCGATCGTCGTGGGGTCCACCCACGGTCTCGTCGGGCGGCTCTTCGGGTCCGTCGCCGGAAGGCTGGCCAAGCGGGCACAGCGCCCGGTCGTGGTCATCCCGTAAGTCGGCAACGGCCCCCGCGTGCCGGATGGCAGCGTGGGGGCCGTCCTGTGGTGCGGGCCCGTGCGGGCGCGCGAGGTGCCGGGCCGGTACTACTCGACCGTTACCGACTTCGCCAGGTTCCTCGGCTTGTCGATGTCCCGGCCCAGGGCCAAAGCCGTGTGGTAGGCGAGGAGTTGGAGCGGGATGCCCATGAGGATCGGGTCCAGCTCGTCCTCGTTCTTGGGGACGAGGATCGTGTGGTCGGCCTTCTCCTGCTCCTGGTGGGCCACCGCGAGGATCTTGCCGCTGCGGGCCTTGATCTCCTCCATCGCCGCGCGGTTCTTCTCCAGCAGGTCGTCGTCCGGGACGATCGCCACCGTCGGCATGGCGGGCTCGATCAGCGCCAGCGGGCCGTGCTTCAGCTCCGAGGCCGGGTAGGCCTCGGCGTGGATGTAGGAGACCTCCTTGAGCTTCAGGGAGGCCTCGCGGGCCACCGGGTAACCTCGGACGCGGCCGATGAAGAGCATCGAGCGGGCCTCGGCGTACTCCAGGGCCAGCTTCCTGACCTCCTCCTCCTGCTCCATGATCCCGGCGATCTGCTCCGGCAGCCGGCGCAGGCCCTCGATGATCCGCTTGCCGTCGCGCACCGACAGGTCGCGGGTGCGGCCCAGGTGCAGGGCGAGCAGGGCGAAGGCGACGCAGGTGTTGGTGAAGCACTTGGTGGAGACCACGCACACCTCGGGCCCGGCGTGCACGTAGACGCCGCCGTCCGCCTCGCGGGCGATCGCGGAGCCGACGACGTTGACCACGCCCAGCACCCGCGCGCCCTTGCGCTTCAGCTCCTGCACCGCCGCCAGCACGTCGTACGTCTCACCGGACTGGGAGACCGCGATGTACAGGGTGTCGGGGTCCACGACCGCGTTGCGGTAGCGGAACTCGGAGGCCGGCTCGGCGTCGGCGGGGATGCGGGCCAGCTCCTCGATCATCTGCGCGCCGATCATGCCCGCGTGGTACGAGGTGCCGCAGCCGAGGATCTTCACGCGGCGGATCCGGCGCGCCTCGCGGGCGTCCAGGTTGAGGCCGCCCAGGTGCACGGTGGAGAAGCGGTCGTCGATCCGGCCGCGCAGCACGCGGTCCACGGCCTCCGCCTGCTCGTGGATCTCCTTGTGCATGTAGGTGTCGTGGCCGCCCATGTCGTAGGAGGCCGCCTCCCACTCCACGGTGGTCGGCTCGGCGGTGGTGCGGGTGCCCTCGGTGGTGTAGGTGCGGAAGTCGTCCGCCTTGAGGGTGGCCATCTCGCCGTCGTCGAGGGTGACGATCTGCCGGGTGTGCGCGACCAGCGCCGCTATGTCGGAGGCGACGAACATCTCCTTCTCGCCGATGCCGAGGACGACCGGCGAGCCGTTGCGGGCCACGACGATGCGGTCCGGGAAGTCGGCGTGCAGCACGGCGATGCCGTAGGTGCCCTCGATCAGCCGGACGGTCTCGCGGACCTTGTCCTCCAGCTTCTCCGCCTGGGAACGGGCGATGAGGTGGGTGAGGACCTCGGTGTCCGTCTCGGAGAGGAACTCCACCCCGTCCGCCTCCAGCTTGCGGCGCAGGTCGGAGGCGTTGTCGATGATGCCGTTGTGGACGACGGCGACCTTGCCCTCGGCGTCCAGGTGCGGGTGGGCGTTCACGTCGGAGGGGGCGCCGTGGGTGGCCCAGCGGGTGTGGGCGATGCCCGTGGTGCCCTTGAAGCGCGCCGGGACCTTGGCCTCCAGGTCGCGCACCCGGCCCTTGGCCTTGACCATCTTCAGGCCGGAGGCCTTCGGCGACGTGACGGCGATGCCCGCCGAGTCGTAGCCGCGGTACTCCAGGCGCTGCAGGCCCTCCAGCAGCAGGGGAGCGACCTCACGCCTGCCGATGTATCCGACGATTCCGCACATAGGGGGTGTTCCTCGCTGTAGACGGTGGGCCGTAGGGATCAGCCGTAGACGATGCGGCGCAGCTGCCGGAGCGAGAGCTCGGGCGGGGCCACCGCGCGGTATCTCAGGTCCGCCTCGATCCGTTCGAAGATCGCCGCGTTCACCAGGCCCTGGGCCTGGAGCTCGCGGTGGCGGCGACGGACGTACTCCTCGGTCGTCTCGTCGAAGTAGGCGAGCACGTCCTGGACCACGCGCAGCGCCTCGCCCCGGCTGAGGGGCGTGGACCGCGTCAGATGATCAACAAGTTCGTCGTGCACCCGATGATCCTGGAGCACGGGCGGCCGTTTCGCAAGAAACCTGCCCGATATCGGGCAGGTGATGGCGGCTACGGCCTCATGCACTGCACATCGCGGTCACATGCGCTTCAGGACCGCCTGCTTGGCCAGGGTGAACTCCTCGTCCGTCAGCACCCCCGACCGGTGCAGCTCGCCCAGCTCCCGCAGCCGGCGCAGCAGGGCGTCGTGGCCGTCCTCGGCGGGCGTCGGTGTGGGTGCGGGCGCCGGGGCGAGGGCCGGTGGGCGGCCGGTCCCCGGCTCCCGGGGCGGGTCGTCGACGGGTGCGGCGGGGTGCGGCAGCCGGGCCTGGACGGCGGCGGCGACGAGCGCCATCAGCGGGTCCTTCTTGAAGCCCCACAGCTCCACCGAGTTGGGGTCGTACTTCGCCGGTGCCTTGGTGGGGGCGTTCCGCACGGTGAAACGGAGGTGGCCGTTCTCCAGGCCGGCCGCCGGCTGCCACTCCACCGCGGTCAGGTCCGCCACCGCGAGGGTGCGGGTGCCGGCGGCGGCCTTGGCGTCCTCCGTCTTCCAGTTCCACTCCAGCCGGACGCGCTCGCCGTCGAAGCTCACCGTGCCGTCCCCGGCGGAGACCGACAGCGGCACCGACGGGCCGGGCAGCAGGTACTCGGCGACCGGGTCGGCGGGGACCTGGTCCAGCAGCAGCGCGGTGCGGACCTCCTCCGCGAAGTACTCGGCGACGCCGTAGCGGTCGGAGTCGACGATCAGCTGGTAGGGGTCGTGCGGCTCGGTGAGCCGGCCGCCCGTCGCGTGCAGCAGCGGGTCGGCGCCGTCGCGCAGCCGCAGCCTGAGCCGCCCCGTCCTCTTGCCCTGTTCGAAGGAGATGCCCGCCAACGCCCTGAGGGGGAGCGCCAGTTCACCCAGGGTCCTGCGGAGCAGGCCGACGTTCTTGTCCCGTCCGGGCGTCAGTCGCAGGGCGTCCCCGTCGAAGGCCCATGTGCCGTCCTTCTGGATGATTTCCGCCATGGGGGGATTGTTTCACCGGATCTGCGGGAGAGTGGTCTATACCCCATCCTGCTTCCCTTGCGGAGCCACGGAGTTGACAGTTTTGAAGGGAGCGCGTGTGAGACGGCAACGACGGCACCACGGAACGACTCCCCGCACCGCCCGGCTGTTCGGGTCCCTGCTGCTGGTCATGGCGGCGGGTGCCTTCACCCTGGGGGCGGGCCCCGCCCCGGGCACGGACGCCGCCCCCGTCCCGCTGGACCGGGTGATCCCGGCCCCCGCCTCGGTGTCCCCGGGCGGATCCCCGTACCGCATCACCGAGGACACCCGGATCCGGGTCGACGGCTCCCCCGAGGCCCGTCGCGTCGGCGCGTACCTCGCCGAGGTGCTGCGACCCGCCACCGGCCACCCCCTGCCGGTCACCGAGCACGGCCGCGGCGGCATCCGGCTCCGCCTCGCCGACGGCCCGTACGGCGCGGAGGGCTACCGCCTCGACAGCGGCCGCTCCGGCGTCACCCTCACCGCCGCGAAGCCCGCCGGGCTCTTCCACGGCGTGCAGACCCTGCGCCAGCTGCTCCCGGCGGCCGTCGAGAAGGACTCCGTGCAGCCCGGCCCCTGGCTGGTGGCGGGCGGCACCATCGAGGACACCCCGCGCTACGGCTGGCGCGGCGCCATGCTCGACGTCTCCCGGCACTTCTTCTCCGTCGACGAGGTCAAGCGCTACATCGACCAGATCGCCCTCTACAAGCTCAACAAGCTGCACCTGCACCTCAGCGACGACCAGGGCTGGCGCATCGCCGTCGACTCCTGGCCGCGCCTGGCCACCCACGGCGGCTCCACCGAGGTCGGCGGCGGTCCCGGCGGGTACTACACCAAGGCCGACTACCGGGAGATCGTCCGCTACGCAGGCTCCCGCCACCTGGAGGTCGTCCCCGAGATCGACATGCCGGGCCACACCAACGCGGCCCTCGCCTCCTACGCCGACCTCAACTGCGACGGCGTGGCACCCCCGCTCTACACCGGCACCGCGGTCGGCTTCAGCTCGCTCTGCGTCGGCAAGGAGATCACGTACGACTTCGTGGACGACGTGGTGCGCGAGATCGCCGCGCTCACGCCCGGCCGCTACCTGCACATCGGCGGCGACGAGGCGCACTCCACCCCGCACGAGGACTTCGTGAAGTTCATGGACCGGGTGCAGCCGATCGTCGCCCGGTACGGGAAGACGGTCATCGGCTGGCACCAGCTCACCGGCGCCGACCCGGCGAAGGGCGCGCTCGCCCAGTACTGGGGGCTGGACCGCACCAGCGGCGCGGAGAAGGAACAGGTCGCCGAGGCCGCGCGGAACGGCACCGGGCTCGTCCTCTCCCCGGCGGACCGGGCGTACCTCGACATGAAGTACGACAAGGACACGCCGCTCGGGCTGTCCTGGGCGGGCCATGTCGAGGTGCGGCGGTCCTACGACTGGGACCCCGGGGCGTATCTGCCGGGCGTGCCGGAGTCCGCGGTGCGGGGCGTCGAGGCGCCGCTGTGGACGGAGACGCTGTCGGAGTCGGGGGAGCTGGAGTACATGGCCTTCCCCCGGCTGCCGGGGATCGCCGAGCTGGGCTGGTCACCGGCGGCCACGCACGACTGGGACGGCTACCGGGAGCGGCTCGCCGCGCAGGCGCCGCGGTGGGACGCGATGGGCGTGCGGTACTACAGGTCGCCGCAGGTGCCGTGGTCCTGACGGCCGCCGACCGGCCCCGGCGGTGCGGGGGCCGGTCGCCCGGTTCCCGCACCGGTAGGTGTGCGCACTGCTGACGGGCGTCCCGGAGGACCGTACTCCGGGACGCCCGTCCGTCGGTGGGTCAGAACTCCGCGAGGGGGTTCTTGAGGGTGCCGACCAGCTGGAGCGCGCCGGACGGGTCGGCGAGGTCGACCATCTGCCGGTTGTCGCGCAGCTGGAGCCGGTTGAGGCAGGACAGCGCGAACTCCGGCGCGAAGATGTCGTACCGCTCGAACTTGTCGGCGAGTTCGGGCACCGACGCCTGGTACTCGCGGGTGACCTCCGCGACCGTGCGCCAGAAGCCGTCCTCGTCGAGGATCCCCTCCCCGGCCAGGTCGGCGGCGAGGAAGCGGAAGAAGCAGTCGAAGACGTCCGTGAAGATCGACAGCAGCTTCTTGTCCTCCGGGACCTCCACGCGGATGCGGGCCACCTCCGGCGGCAGCACCGCGTCCGGGTCCATCACCGCGATCTCCTCGGCGATGTCCTTGTAGACCGCCCGCCGCACCACGCCGTCCTCCAGCACGAGGATCACGTTCTCCCCGTGCGGCATGTACACCAGGTCGTAGGCGTAGAAGCTGTGCAGCAGCGGGACGTAGTAGGCGCGCAGGTAGTGCCGCAGCCACTCGGCCGGGCCGAGTCCCGAACGCTCGATCAGCGCGCCCGCGAACGACCTGCCCTCGTGGTCGACGTGGACCAGCGACGCCATGGTGGCGAGCGTTTCGCCGTCCCCGAGCGACGGGACCGGGCTCTCCCGCCACAGCGCCGCCAGCATCTTGCGGTACGGCGAGTAGCGGTCCGTCGCCCGCTCGTACTCCAGGTGCCGGTAGCCGACCGCCGCCCGCTCCCGGATGACCGACAGTCCCGTGGAGCGCAGCACCGGGTCGCCGGCGATGAGCCGCGCCAGCCAGTCGTTGATCGCCGGGGTGGCCTCCATGTAGGCGGCCGACAGGCCCCGCATGAAGCCCATGTTGAGGACGGACAGGGCCGTCTTCACGTAGTGCTTCTCCGGGTGCGACCGGTTGAAGAAGGTGCGGATGGACTGCTGCGCCAGGTACTCGTCGTCGCCCTCGCCGAGGCAGACCAGGTGCCGGCGGGCCACCTCGGCGGCGAAGGTGACGGACAGCTTGTTCCACCACTGCCAGGGGTGGACGGGGATGAACAGGTAGTCGGCGGGGTCGAGGTCCTGCTCGCGCAGCACGCCGTGGAACCGTTCGACGGTCTCCGCGCCCAGCTCGTCCCGCAGGAACGACTCGTACTCGATGCCCGCGCCCGCGGTGAACGCGGCCCGTGAGCGGTGCGCGGCCAGCCACACCAGCTTCACCGGGTTCGCCGTCTCCGGCGCGTAGGCCAGGTACTCGTGGACGCCGAAGCCCAGCCGGCCGTTGTTGGCGACGAAGCAGGGGTGGCCCTCGGTCATCCCCGTCTCGATCGCCTGGAAGCCGGCGTCGGCCAGCTCCGCCACCGGGACCTGCGGCTTGGTCAGCTTGTAGCACGTGCCGGAGAGGGTGGAGGAGATCTCCTCCAGGTACACCGGCAGGATCTCCTCGCTCAGCCCCAGCGACTTCTGGAACTCGATGAAGAAGTCCAGCGCCGCGAGCGGCAGTTCGGCGTCGTCGCGGTGGCGGGTGATCGAGTCGGCGTCGACCTGCCAGTGGTCGAGCGCCCGGCGGGTCGCCGTGAAGGCGTACCGGGTCAGGCCGTCGTCGCTGGTGACGACGTACCCGCCGTCACCGGTGGCCTCCGGCGCGATGAGCCGCTCGTGGGCGAACTCGGCGAGTGCCTTGCGGATCAGCAGGCGGTTGGCCCGCGCCCAGCGGTGGGGGGAGAGGTGCGCCACGGCGTCGGACAGGGTCATACGGCAACTCCTCGTGCGGCCAGGAACTGTGCGCGGGTGCAGAAACTGAGCAGCGCGCGCTTCTCCGGCTTGTCGATCTCGCGCACCGCCTCGAAGCCGACGGCCTCGTTGAGCGCGTGCACGGCCTTGTTGGTCACGTCCGGCTCGACCACGACCCGCCGGGTGCGCGGGTCGGCGAACAGCTCCTCCATCACGGCGGTGATGACGGCCCGGGTGAAACCGTGGACCGGCCGGTCGGTGGGGGCGACCAGGAAGTGCATGCCGACGTCGCCGGGCTCGGGGTCGTACAGGCCGACCAGCTCGACGTACCGGGGGTCGTACTTCTCCATCAGGAACGCCGGTTCGCCGTCGTGCAGGCCCAGGTAGGCGTGGTGGTGCTCATGGGCGGCGATG is a window from the Streptomyces capillispiralis genome containing:
- a CDS encoding universal stress protein, coding for MAGHEFFEPADRKRPVADPTAAEPLAAEESRHPCDPAFRHGVVVGFDGSTSSERALAYAIGMARRSGSGLIIVHVANRLPTTVWAGCEPPVFVDVPDHRTEVLGLELACADYLAEVPWILVERGGDICHELEEVGREYSADAIVVGSTHGLVGRLFGSVAGRLAKRAQRPVVVIP
- the glmS gene encoding glutamine--fructose-6-phosphate transaminase (isomerizing) yields the protein MCGIVGYIGRREVAPLLLEGLQRLEYRGYDSAGIAVTSPKASGLKMVKAKGRVRDLEAKVPARFKGTTGIAHTRWATHGAPSDVNAHPHLDAEGKVAVVHNGIIDNASDLRRKLEADGVEFLSETDTEVLTHLIARSQAEKLEDKVRETVRLIEGTYGIAVLHADFPDRIVVARNGSPVVLGIGEKEMFVASDIAALVAHTRQIVTLDDGEMATLKADDFRTYTTEGTRTTAEPTTVEWEAASYDMGGHDTYMHKEIHEQAEAVDRVLRGRIDDRFSTVHLGGLNLDAREARRIRRVKILGCGTSYHAGMIGAQMIEELARIPADAEPASEFRYRNAVVDPDTLYIAVSQSGETYDVLAAVQELKRKGARVLGVVNVVGSAIAREADGGVYVHAGPEVCVVSTKCFTNTCVAFALLALHLGRTRDLSVRDGKRIIEGLRRLPEQIAGIMEQEEEVRKLALEYAEARSMLFIGRVRGYPVAREASLKLKEVSYIHAEAYPASELKHGPLALIEPAMPTVAIVPDDDLLEKNRAAMEEIKARSGKILAVAHQEQEKADHTILVPKNEDELDPILMGIPLQLLAYHTALALGRDIDKPRNLAKSVTVE
- a CDS encoding DUF4429 domain-containing protein, with amino-acid sequence MAEIIQKDGTWAFDGDALRLTPGRDKNVGLLRRTLGELALPLRALAGISFEQGKRTGRLRLRLRDGADPLLHATGGRLTEPHDPYQLIVDSDRYGVAEYFAEEVRTALLLDQVPADPVAEYLLPGPSVPLSVSAGDGTVSFDGERVRLEWNWKTEDAKAAAGTRTLAVADLTAVEWQPAAGLENGHLRFTVRNAPTKAPAKYDPNSVELWGFKKDPLMALVAAAVQARLPHPAAPVDDPPREPGTGRPPALAPAPAPTPTPAEDGHDALLRRLRELGELHRSGVLTDEEFTLAKQAVLKRM
- a CDS encoding beta-N-acetylhexosaminidase — translated: MRRQRRHHGTTPRTARLFGSLLLVMAAGAFTLGAGPAPGTDAAPVPLDRVIPAPASVSPGGSPYRITEDTRIRVDGSPEARRVGAYLAEVLRPATGHPLPVTEHGRGGIRLRLADGPYGAEGYRLDSGRSGVTLTAAKPAGLFHGVQTLRQLLPAAVEKDSVQPGPWLVAGGTIEDTPRYGWRGAMLDVSRHFFSVDEVKRYIDQIALYKLNKLHLHLSDDQGWRIAVDSWPRLATHGGSTEVGGGPGGYYTKADYREIVRYAGSRHLEVVPEIDMPGHTNAALASYADLNCDGVAPPLYTGTAVGFSSLCVGKEITYDFVDDVVREIAALTPGRYLHIGGDEAHSTPHEDFVKFMDRVQPIVARYGKTVIGWHQLTGADPAKGALAQYWGLDRTSGAEKEQVAEAARNGTGLVLSPADRAYLDMKYDKDTPLGLSWAGHVEVRRSYDWDPGAYLPGVPESAVRGVEAPLWTETLSESGELEYMAFPRLPGIAELGWSPAATHDWDGYRERLAAQAPRWDAMGVRYYRSPQVPWS
- a CDS encoding IucA/IucC family protein, with product MTLSDAVAHLSPHRWARANRLLIRKALAEFAHERLIAPEATGDGGYVVTSDDGLTRYAFTATRRALDHWQVDADSITRHRDDAELPLAALDFFIEFQKSLGLSEEILPVYLEEISSTLSGTCYKLTKPQVPVAELADAGFQAIETGMTEGHPCFVANNGRLGFGVHEYLAYAPETANPVKLVWLAAHRSRAAFTAGAGIEYESFLRDELGAETVERFHGVLREQDLDPADYLFIPVHPWQWWNKLSVTFAAEVARRHLVCLGEGDDEYLAQQSIRTFFNRSHPEKHYVKTALSVLNMGFMRGLSAAYMEATPAINDWLARLIAGDPVLRSTGLSVIRERAAVGYRHLEYERATDRYSPYRKMLAALWRESPVPSLGDGETLATMASLVHVDHEGRSFAGALIERSGLGPAEWLRHYLRAYYVPLLHSFYAYDLVYMPHGENVILVLEDGVVRRAVYKDIAEEIAVMDPDAVLPPEVARIRVEVPEDKKLLSIFTDVFDCFFRFLAADLAGEGILDEDGFWRTVAEVTREYQASVPELADKFERYDIFAPEFALSCLNRLQLRDNRQMVDLADPSGALQLVGTLKNPLAEF
- a CDS encoding GNAT family N-acetyltransferase yields the protein MSIGTFTVRPLDPLRDAELLHRWVTDPKAAFWMMQDAGLRDVEREYLRIAAHEHHHAYLGLHDGEPAFLMEKYDPRYVELVGLYDPEPGDVGMHFLVAPTDRPVHGFTRAVITAVMEELFADPRTRRVVVEPDVTNKAVHALNEAVGFEAVREIDKPEKRALLSFCTRAQFLAARGVAV